A genomic segment from Streptomyces sp. NBC_01233 encodes:
- a CDS encoding 6-phospho-beta-glucosidase produces MKLAVVGGGSTYTPELIDGFARLRDTLPVGELVLIDPATDRLELIGGLARRIFARQGHPGRVTTTADLDAGVDGADAVLLQLRIGGQAARLQDETWPLECGCVGQETTGAGGLAKALRTVPVVLDIAERVRRANPDAWIIDFTNPVGIVTRALLRAGHKAVGLCNVAIGFQRKFAALLDLAPGDIHLDHVGLNHLTWELGVRRGGPDGEDLLPRLLAAHGEAIAGDLRLPRAVLDRLGVVPSYYLRYFYAHDEVVRELGTKPSRAAEVAAMERELLALYGDPALDEKPALLAKRGGAFYSEAAVDLAASLLADGGPAVQVVNTYNNGTLPFLPDDAVVEVQARVDASGPRPLAVPRLDPLHTGLISHVTAYEDLALDAALRGGRERVFKALLAHPLVGQFDLAEGLTDRLLAHNKEHLPWA; encoded by the coding sequence ATGAAACTCGCAGTGGTGGGCGGCGGTTCCACCTACACCCCCGAACTGATCGACGGCTTCGCACGGCTGCGCGACACCCTGCCGGTCGGCGAGCTCGTCCTGATCGACCCGGCCACCGACCGGCTGGAACTCATCGGCGGCCTGGCCCGGCGGATCTTCGCCCGGCAGGGGCACCCGGGCCGGGTGACCACGACCGCCGACCTCGACGCGGGAGTCGACGGGGCCGACGCGGTCCTGCTCCAGCTGCGCATCGGCGGCCAGGCCGCCCGGCTGCAGGACGAGACCTGGCCCCTGGAGTGCGGCTGCGTCGGGCAGGAGACCACGGGCGCGGGCGGCCTCGCCAAGGCGCTGCGCACGGTCCCGGTGGTCCTCGACATCGCCGAACGGGTCCGGCGGGCCAACCCGGACGCGTGGATCATCGACTTCACCAACCCGGTCGGGATCGTCACCCGGGCCCTCCTCCGGGCCGGGCACAAGGCCGTCGGGCTCTGCAACGTCGCCATCGGCTTCCAGCGGAAGTTCGCGGCCCTGCTGGACCTGGCCCCCGGCGACATCCACTTGGACCACGTGGGCCTCAACCACCTCACCTGGGAACTGGGCGTGCGCCGGGGCGGCCCCGACGGCGAGGACCTGCTGCCGCGGCTGCTCGCCGCGCACGGCGAGGCGATCGCCGGGGACCTCCGCCTGCCGCGGGCGGTGCTGGACCGGCTCGGCGTCGTGCCCTCGTACTACCTGCGCTACTTCTACGCCCACGACGAGGTCGTACGGGAACTCGGCACGAAGCCGTCGCGGGCCGCCGAGGTCGCCGCGATGGAGCGGGAACTGCTCGCCCTGTACGGCGACCCTGCGCTCGACGAGAAGCCGGCGCTGCTGGCGAAGCGGGGCGGCGCCTTCTACTCCGAGGCGGCCGTGGACCTCGCCGCCTCCCTGCTGGCCGACGGCGGCCCGGCCGTGCAGGTGGTCAACACGTACAACAACGGCACGCTGCCCTTCCTGCCGGACGACGCGGTCGTCGAGGTACAGGCGCGCGTCGACGCCTCGGGCCCGCGGCCACTGGCGGTCCCACGGCTGGACCCGCTCCACACCGGGCTGATCTCGCACGTGACGGCGTACGAGGACCTCGCACTGGACGCGGCGCTGCGCGGCGGGCGCGAGCGGGTCTTCAAGGCACTGCTCGCGCACCCGCTGGTCGGCCAGTTCGACCTGGCCGAGGGGCTGACCGACCGGCTCCTCGCGCACAACAAGGAGCACCTGCCATGGGCGTGA
- a CDS encoding glutamate ABC transporter substrate-binding protein, translating to MAVACAVTAAVVLLPLAHATPDTGGPAVRKPASMAVAPAAPWTQTDTCQDPEASLRPSDVDGAAIARIKAAGKLVAGVDQNSFRWGYRNQTAEGSRLDGFDIDLVKAIAKDILGDENAVIYRAIPTSQRIPALQEGRVDVVVRTMTINCKRLEDVAFSTAYFEAGQQVLAPKGSPITGYDTSLKDKRICFAAGSTAEAALRSQSYGSVPVTVANQLDCLVRLQLGEVDGIITDNALAAGQAAQDPSVQLVGSPFTREFYGVAMNKDASDLVRRVNKVLENYRVGGNDSAWMRAYLKHLQPVLPGVSAPPAPKYRDG from the coding sequence ATGGCCGTCGCCTGTGCGGTGACGGCCGCGGTCGTGCTGCTGCCGCTGGCCCACGCGACGCCCGACACCGGCGGGCCGGCGGTCCGCAAGCCCGCCTCGATGGCGGTGGCCCCGGCCGCGCCGTGGACCCAGACCGACACCTGTCAGGACCCGGAGGCGAGCCTGCGCCCGTCCGACGTGGACGGGGCGGCCATCGCGCGGATCAAGGCGGCGGGCAAGCTCGTCGCCGGCGTGGACCAGAACAGCTTCCGCTGGGGCTACCGCAACCAGACCGCCGAGGGCAGCCGTCTCGACGGTTTCGACATCGACCTGGTCAAGGCCATCGCCAAGGACATCCTGGGCGACGAGAACGCGGTCATCTACCGGGCCATCCCCACCAGCCAGCGCATCCCGGCGCTCCAGGAGGGCCGTGTCGACGTCGTCGTGCGGACCATGACCATCAACTGCAAGCGGCTGGAGGACGTCGCCTTCTCGACGGCCTACTTCGAGGCCGGGCAGCAGGTGCTGGCCCCCAAGGGTTCGCCGATCACCGGGTACGACACCTCGCTGAAGGACAAGCGGATCTGCTTCGCCGCCGGTTCCACGGCGGAGGCGGCGCTGAGGTCCCAGTCGTACGGCTCGGTCCCGGTCACCGTGGCCAACCAGCTGGACTGCCTGGTCCGGCTCCAGCTGGGCGAGGTCGACGGCATCATCACGGACAACGCCCTCGCGGCCGGCCAGGCCGCGCAGGACCCCTCGGTGCAGCTGGTGGGCTCGCCCTTCACCCGGGAGTTCTACGGCGTGGCGATGAACAAGGACGCCTCGGACCTGGTACGCCGGGTCAACAAGGTGCTGGAGAACTACCGCGTGGGCGGCAATGACAGCGCGTGGATGAGGGCGTACCTCAAGCACCTCCAGCCCGTGCTGCCCGGCGTGTCCGCGCCGCCCGCTCCCAAGTACCGGGACGGCTGA
- a CDS encoding carbohydrate ABC transporter permease codes for MSTHGRKAVLHWIGVHALGVAAALFFVLPFVFILLTSLMGDRQALTRDLWPDTWEWDNYATVWNTPGFLTWWRNTLLYAGLGTLLTVVSSVPVAYALAKFRFRLRRLSLLLVIAMMMLPPQVVVIPMYLFWAKQVDLSGTLWPLIVPMAFGDAFSIFLLRQFLLTIPDEYLDAARVDGCGEVRTLLRVVLPMAKPGIAAVALFQFFCAWNDYFGPQIYASDNPAAWTLSYGLESFKGAHHTNWNLTMAATVLVMAPVIVLFFFAQKAFVEGVTLTGVKG; via the coding sequence GTGAGCACGCACGGACGCAAGGCCGTACTGCACTGGATCGGCGTCCACGCGCTCGGCGTGGCCGCGGCCCTCTTCTTCGTCCTCCCCTTCGTCTTCATCCTGCTCACCTCCCTGATGGGCGACCGGCAGGCGCTGACCCGCGACCTGTGGCCCGACACCTGGGAATGGGACAACTACGCCACCGTCTGGAACACGCCCGGCTTCCTGACCTGGTGGCGCAACACCCTCTTGTACGCCGGTCTCGGCACCCTGTTGACCGTGGTCTCCTCCGTGCCCGTCGCGTACGCGCTCGCCAAGTTCCGCTTCCGCCTGCGGCGGCTCTCCCTGCTGCTCGTGATCGCCATGATGATGCTGCCGCCGCAGGTGGTGGTCATCCCCATGTACCTCTTCTGGGCCAAGCAGGTCGACCTGTCCGGCACCCTGTGGCCGCTGATCGTCCCGATGGCCTTCGGCGACGCCTTCTCCATCTTCCTGCTCCGCCAGTTCCTGCTGACCATCCCCGACGAGTACCTCGACGCGGCCCGTGTCGACGGCTGCGGCGAGGTGCGCACCCTGCTGCGCGTGGTGCTGCCGATGGCCAAACCCGGAATCGCCGCCGTCGCGCTCTTCCAGTTCTTCTGTGCCTGGAACGACTACTTCGGCCCGCAGATCTACGCCTCCGACAACCCGGCCGCCTGGACCCTCAGTTACGGGCTGGAGTCCTTCAAGGGGGCGCACCACACCAACTGGAACCTGACCATGGCCGCGACCGTACTGGTCATGGCCCCGGTGATCGTCCTCTTCTTCTTCGCCCAGAAGGCGTTCGTCGAAGGCGTCACCCTGACCGGCGTGAAAGGCTGA
- a CDS encoding N-acetylglucosamine kinase: MGVNLCSVLAIDAGNSKTDVALLGPDGSVLCSGQAGGFQPSRTGVAAAVDVLAEAMADAGLDYRDGRGPGPCAEHVSACLANADFPVEERKLAREIKRRNWGRVTEVHNDTFALLRAGLPVGAEPRGVAVVCGAGINCVGMTPDGRTARFPAIGRISGDWGGGGGLADEALWFAARAEDGRGDPTELARALPAHLGLDSMASLIEAMHLGRVPAGRRHELTPVLFAVAAAGDPVALSLVHRQADEIVAMASVALGRLGLLGEEVPVVLGGGVLAARHPQLNDRIEARLADRAPRARIHVVTAPPVLGAGLLGLDALGSPPLAYGKLRAHFG; encoded by the coding sequence ATGGGCGTGAACCTCTGTTCCGTCCTGGCGATCGACGCGGGGAACAGCAAGACCGACGTGGCCCTGCTCGGCCCCGACGGTTCGGTGCTGTGCTCCGGGCAGGCCGGCGGCTTCCAGCCGTCCCGGACGGGGGTGGCCGCGGCCGTCGACGTACTGGCCGAGGCGATGGCCGACGCCGGCCTGGACTACCGGGACGGGCGCGGCCCCGGGCCCTGCGCCGAGCACGTGTCGGCCTGCCTGGCCAATGCGGACTTCCCGGTGGAGGAGCGGAAGCTGGCGCGCGAGATCAAGCGCCGCAACTGGGGGCGCGTGACGGAAGTGCACAACGACACCTTCGCCCTGCTGCGCGCCGGCCTGCCCGTGGGCGCCGAGCCGCGCGGCGTCGCGGTGGTGTGCGGGGCCGGCATCAACTGCGTCGGGATGACCCCGGACGGGCGGACCGCACGCTTCCCCGCGATCGGGCGGATCTCCGGCGACTGGGGCGGCGGGGGCGGACTGGCCGACGAGGCCCTGTGGTTCGCGGCCCGGGCCGAGGACGGTCGGGGCGACCCGACGGAACTGGCCCGGGCGCTCCCCGCGCACCTGGGCCTCGACTCGATGGCCTCGCTGATCGAGGCGATGCACCTGGGCCGGGTCCCGGCCGGGCGGCGGCACGAACTGACCCCGGTGCTGTTCGCGGTGGCGGCCGCCGGAGACCCGGTGGCGCTGTCGCTGGTGCACCGGCAGGCGGACGAGATCGTGGCCATGGCCTCGGTGGCACTGGGCCGCCTGGGCCTGCTGGGCGAGGAGGTGCCCGTGGTACTGGGCGGCGGCGTCCTGGCGGCCCGGCACCCGCAGCTGAACGACCGGATCGAGGCCCGCCTCGCCGACCGGGCCCCGCGCGCCCGCATCCACGTGGTCACGGCCCCGCCGGTCCTGGGCGCCGGCCTCCTCGGCCTCGACGCCCTCGGCTCCCCACCCCTCGCCTACGGAAAACTCCGTGCCCATTTCGGTTGA